The Spirochaetota bacterium genome has a segment encoding these proteins:
- a CDS encoding fibronectin type III domain-containing protein — protein MLQSCFSDNFDNVMKFETLPVIPVIQADGRPIPGNGGIMTNGVVSTTSVQLNWTRAEDTETPQGELWYRLYRSSSNNISTPALAEANGMVVTGWTQDIVTAVASGLTAGTTYYFNAVVRDGDGNTAAYMTVSVTTVTDAIYMFATDTHTGNLTTPTTASARADIDSYCIDTKQTSYPTLPCLNVRAFISISTTDYIAIMPGQYSVPTNRKIVGPTGITVASDWYDLLDGSILVDLESASVASNKWWSGSDENGNYLKNDACTACNTCSSWTDGTNGSDGESGTTNKTDGTWIDDKSENCNVSRHVLCVCW, from the coding sequence ATGCTGCAATCCTGTTTCAGCGATAATTTCGATAACGTAATGAAGTTTGAAACGCTGCCGGTCATTCCGGTTATCCAGGCGGATGGACGTCCTATCCCGGGAAACGGCGGCATCATGACCAATGGAGTAGTATCAACCACATCCGTACAGCTCAACTGGACCCGCGCAGAAGACACGGAGACTCCCCAGGGCGAGCTATGGTACCGCCTCTATCGCTCTTCCAGCAATAACATCTCCACGCCGGCCCTTGCGGAAGCCAATGGCATGGTGGTGACCGGTTGGACCCAGGACATCGTAACCGCTGTCGCGAGCGGGCTGACCGCGGGAACCACCTATTATTTCAACGCGGTGGTGCGCGACGGCGACGGCAATACCGCGGCGTACATGACCGTTTCGGTCACTACAGTGACCGATGCCATATACATGTTCGCCACCGATACTCATACCGGAAATCTTACAACTCCGACCACGGCTTCAGCGCGGGCGGATATTGACAGTTATTGTATCGATACAAAGCAGACGTCCTATCCGACACTTCCCTGCCTGAACGTGCGGGCCTTTATCAGCATATCGACAACGGACTATATTGCGATAATGCCGGGTCAGTATAGTGTTCCTACCAATAGAAAAATCGTAGGGCCGACTGGTATAACGGTTGCAAGCGATTGGTATGATCTGCTGGACGGCTCGATTCTGGTTGATCTTGAAAGTGCGTCAGTGGCTAGTAATAAATGGTGGTCCGGTTCTGATGAAAATGGGAATTATCTTAAAAATGATGCCTGCACCGCCTGCAATACCTGTTCATCATGGACTGATGGGACCAATGGGTCTGACGGAGAATCAGGCACGACCAATAAAACAGACGGCACATGGATAGACGATAAAAGCGAGAATTGCAATGTATCCCGTCATGTCCTGTGTGTGTGCTGGTAG
- the selB gene encoding selenocysteine-specific translation elongation factor produces the protein MFVVGTSGHIDHGKTSLILALTGEDCDRLPEEKAREMTIDIGFASTDLPGYGAVSFIDVPGHERFIRNMVAGAWGIDLGLLVVAVDDGWMPQTEDHFRVLQLLGIERIIVVLNKIDCVEEGMIDLVEEEVRGKIDGTPYRDADIARVSSKTGAGINTLKKAITDNLKKLSRARNADKPFMYIDRVFASKGYGTVVTGTLRNGMLHSDDLVHIQPGAMEARIKRIESHHSTIAEGSPSQRTALNLSGIPADSLKRGQILYRAGFFTESGEIVAQIRLLSSKKVLKNNTGIEVLIGTAAVRAKIILFSGDTTTALDFPGRIKFDEPWYAYPGQPLILTSPGGFRIIGGGRVLFPGYEPRRHRDRVQENLGLIASHTLEEYISFFVAVRGHATQEDLDGTLSQNKKEIDRACSSLLERGVLKKLGPYLLTAGAHDDALKRVSEAVKSHVGLNQKELSDTSDTDPDICRLIIAGLVSRGQVAEKEGRFFPGTGVILSKAKMKLLESVLASGGEGMELDRLKDESMKRDARELIKLGSLVSLDGNILYHKDVYEKMKNAIMSLFKTKDKITVPEAKDVVGLSRKYILPLLNRIERDGLIKRLGDFRIKS, from the coding sequence CGGCTTCGCATCCACGGACCTGCCCGGCTACGGCGCCGTGAGCTTCATCGACGTGCCCGGCCATGAGCGGTTCATCCGGAACATGGTGGCCGGCGCCTGGGGCATCGACCTGGGCCTTCTCGTCGTGGCCGTGGATGACGGATGGATGCCCCAGACCGAAGACCATTTCCGCGTTCTCCAGCTCCTCGGCATCGAGCGGATCATCGTAGTGCTGAACAAGATCGACTGCGTCGAAGAGGGGATGATAGACCTGGTCGAGGAGGAGGTGCGGGGGAAGATTGACGGCACGCCCTACCGGGACGCTGACATCGCCAGGGTGTCCTCGAAGACCGGCGCGGGAATCAATACGCTTAAGAAAGCCATCACGGACAATCTGAAGAAACTTTCGCGGGCCCGCAACGCCGACAAGCCCTTCATGTACATAGACCGGGTATTCGCGTCAAAGGGCTACGGCACCGTCGTGACCGGGACCCTGAGAAACGGCATGCTTCACAGCGACGACCTGGTCCATATCCAGCCCGGCGCCATGGAAGCGCGCATTAAGAGGATCGAAAGTCATCACAGTACAATCGCAGAGGGAAGCCCCTCGCAGCGGACGGCGCTGAACCTTTCGGGGATTCCCGCCGATTCCCTGAAAAGGGGGCAGATACTCTACCGCGCGGGATTCTTCACGGAGTCCGGCGAGATCGTTGCGCAGATACGGCTTCTGAGTAGCAAGAAGGTCCTAAAAAACAACACCGGCATCGAGGTGCTCATAGGCACGGCGGCGGTCAGGGCAAAGATCATCCTGTTCTCCGGCGACACCACAACGGCGCTGGACTTTCCCGGCCGCATCAAGTTCGACGAGCCATGGTACGCTTACCCGGGCCAGCCGTTGATTCTCACCAGCCCTGGAGGATTCCGGATCATCGGGGGCGGCAGGGTCCTCTTTCCCGGGTATGAACCGCGCCGGCACCGGGACCGGGTTCAGGAAAACCTGGGCCTCATCGCGTCCCATACCCTGGAGGAATATATCTCCTTCTTTGTCGCCGTCCGCGGCCATGCAACGCAGGAAGACCTGGATGGAACCTTGTCCCAAAATAAGAAGGAAATAGACAGGGCCTGCTCCTCCCTGCTGGAGCGGGGCGTTTTGAAAAAGCTTGGCCCGTACCTCCTGACAGCCGGGGCCCATGACGACGCGCTGAAGCGCGTCAGCGAAGCGGTGAAAAGCCATGTGGGCCTTAACCAGAAAGAGCTGTCGGACACGTCCGATACCGATCCGGATATCTGCAGGCTGATCATAGCCGGACTTGTTTCCAGGGGACAGGTTGCGGAGAAAGAGGGACGCTTTTTCCCCGGCACCGGCGTTATCCTGTCGAAGGCCAAGATGAAGCTGCTTGAATCGGTGCTTGCAAGCGGCGGCGAGGGCATGGAGCTTGACCGGTTAAAAGATGAATCGATGAAAAGGGACGCGCGGGAGCTCATCAAGCTCGGTTCCCTGGTAAGCCTCGACGGGAATATCCTGTATCACAAGGATGTGTATGAAAAAATGAAAAACGCGATCATGTCGCTTTTTAAAACAAAGGACAAGATCACCGTTCCTGAAGCCAAGGACGTAGTGGGCCTTTCGCGCAAATACATACTTCCCCTTCTGAACAGGATTGAAAGGGATGGCCTCATAAAACGGCTGGGTGATTTTCGCATAAAATCGTGA